From the Purpureocillium takamizusanense chromosome 6, complete sequence genome, one window contains:
- the CDS1 gene encoding Phosphatidate cytidylyltransferase (COG:I~TransMembrane:7 (o307-331i361-381o401-418i430-448o454-480i492-515o571-591i)~EggNog:ENOG503NY14~BUSCO:EOG09261W90) → MEVLCPQAGQRKKNIPIPSRPTHSPSAVSTVQSVSRPAQLIPSASACRAQQSPQLPQTLLALSARRHQHHHKSPPWLCDSHPPIPPPPLRTWYPPQPPLATRSARRRDHTPPPPFSPCTTSARAPSHRAASPLPLALDSVVAFLPGLARYPEHSAPRSLSSAPTTPPSPPRTSYRPPRCRAPEVTTFVHARDVAVATLPRPLRIRASSQLLRHPPSPPSPSFSIPPARTSSLFIMGRTRRGVRFSHNGQIAGSDGRRSSFSGSEDGSGSPTRTRSRAQAQLEPVQEKQPTPEEEYQKKKANFMTRTFWTFSMLAIFFGALFMGHIYIIAIVTAVQIVSFKEVIAIANVPSRARSIRSTKSLNWYWLATTMYFLYGESVIYYFKHIVLVDKVLLPLATHHRFISFILYVFGFVSFVATLKAGHYKFQFTNFAWTHMALYLIVVQAHFVMNNIFEGMIWFFLPAALVITNDIFAYVCGIAFGRTQLIKLSPKKTVEGFVGAWIMTLLWAMLLVNLMIRSKYFICPVNDLGATIFTGLECDPNPVFVPRTYQLPHFFFLPPNTNLSLTFAPMQIHALVLASFASLIAPFGGFFASGLKRTFKIKDFGDSIPGHGGMTDRMDCQFIMGFFAYMYYHTFIAVHKVTLGSVLETAITSLGPDEQVELVKSMARYLGNQGVVPETFLDCVEKTIVKR, encoded by the exons CAGTCAGTACAgtgcagtcagtcagtcgcccagcccagctcaTCCCGTCAGCATCAGCCTGTCGAGCCCAGCAGTCGCCCCAGCTCCCCCAGACTCTGCTCGCGCTCtccgcccgtcgtcaccagcaccaccacaaGTCGCCGCCTTGGCTCTGCGACTCCCACCCAccaatcccccccccccccctccgaACTTGGTATCCTCCACAACCTCCTCTCGCGACCCGGAGCGCACGACGTCGAGaccacacgccgccgccgccgttttCCCCTTGCACGACCTCAGCGCGAGCGCCATCGCACCGCGCCGCAAGTCCGCTTCCGCTCGCTCTCGACTCCGTAGTAGCTTTTCTTCCCGGACTAGCTAGATACCCCGAGCActccgcgccgcgctccttGTCTTcggcgcccaccacccccccgTCTCCTCCGCGGACCTCATATCGTCCAccgcgctgccgcgcccCCGAAGTCACAACATTCGTGCATGCGCGCGACGTAGCGGTAGCAACTCTGCCTCGACCACTACGTATACGCGCGTCATCACAGCTGCTCCGtcaccccccctcccccccctctccttcctTCAGCATACCTCCAGCCCGCACTTCCAGTCTCTTCATCATGGGCAGaacgcggcgcggcgtccgCTTCAGCCACAACGGCCAGATCGCCGGCTCCGACGGCCGGCGGTCGAGCTtcagcggcagcgaggaTGGCTCCGGCTCGCCCACGAGGACCCGTTCAAGGGCCCAGGCCCAGCTCGAGCCGGTCCAAGAG AAGCAGCCCACCCCCGAGGAGGAATACCAAAAGAAAAAGGCAAACTTCATGACGCGCACGTTTTGGACGTTTAGCATGctcgccatcttcttcgGAGCCCTCTTCATGGGCCACATCTACATCATTGCCATTGTCACGGCCGTCCAGATCGTCTCCTTCAAGGaggtcatcgccatcgccaacgtACCCAGCCGCGCCCGCTCCATTCGCTCCACCAAGAGCCTCAACTGGTACTGGCTGGCCACCACCATGTACTTTCTGTACGGCGAGAGCGTCATCTACTACTTCAAGCACATTGTCCTGGTAGAcaaggtgctgctgccgctggccacGCACCACCGCTTCATCAGCTTCATCCTCTACGTCTTTG GCTTCGTCTCATTCGTCGCCACGCTCAAGGCCGGCCACTACAAGTTCCAGTTCACCAACTTTGCCTGGACGCACATGGCGCTATACCTCATCGTCGTGCAGGCGCACTTCGTCATGAACAACATCTTTGAGGGCATGATTTGGTTcttcctgcccgccgcgctcgtcatcACCAACGACATTTTTGCCTACGTGTGCGGCATCGCGTTTGGCCGCACGCAGCTCATCAAGCTGTCCccgaagaagacggtcgAGGGTTTCGTCGGCGCATGGATCATGACGCTGTTGTGGGCCATGCTGCTGGTCAACCTCATGATCCGGTCCAAGTACTTTATCTGCCCCGTCAAC GACTTGGGTGCCACCATCTTCACGGGCCTCGAATGCGACCCGAACCCCGTCTTCGTACCTCGCACGTACCAGCTGCCGcacttcttcttcctgccgCCCAACACGAACCTGTCGCTCACCTTTGCGCCGATGCAGATCCACGCGCTGGTTCTGGCGTCGTTTGCGTCGCTCATCGCGCCGTTTGGTGGCTTCTTCGCGTCGGGCCTCAAGCGCACGTTCAAGATCAAGGACTTTGGCGACTCGATCCCCGGACATGGGGGCATGACGGACCGCATGGACTGCCAGTTCATCATGGGCTTCTTCGCCTACATGTACTACCATACCTTCATCGCGGTGCACAAGGTCACGCTCGGGTCGGTGCTGGAGACGGCCATCACGAGCCTGGGGcccgacgagcaggtcgagctcgtcaagaGCATGGCGCGCTACCTCGGCAACCAGGGCGTCGTGCCGGAAACA TTCCTCGATTGCGTCGAAAAGACGATTGTCAAGCGGTGA